A region from the Hydrogenimonas sp. genome encodes:
- a CDS encoding mannosyltransferase B: protein MRQLNIIAPTIKTGGGKELLLYLVEYVQKEYPEVQVTLFANNAICNEIQTSNIKIIQVNRIVDVIKLHGKPLSNALYFGNLPPYRKTKNSAVFFHNRYLLLSFKEVCSLPNNNIINKFKDIIRQIYIKLFIKNVSFVACQNKTVQKQFITKYGYKNVKVMPFFRVCPKPRSQMEKNFDFCYISIAHPHKNHLNLLKALELLALDGLALSIALTIEKNRSDLIEKIEKINEIGNVKIENFGVVSKHEVCKIYKKSRCLIFPSTSESFGLPLVEASLLGLDIIASDLPFTFEVIEPTDTFDPGSFEDIAETIRKYLKNSKSASQKKSTSKVNNNIEKLIESVMR from the coding sequence ATGAGGCAGTTAAATATTATTGCTCCCACAATTAAGACCGGTGGAGGAAAGGAGCTATTGCTTTATTTGGTCGAGTATGTACAAAAAGAGTACCCCGAAGTGCAAGTTACTCTTTTTGCAAATAATGCAATCTGCAATGAGATACAAACTTCAAATATAAAAATTATTCAGGTAAATAGAATTGTTGATGTTATCAAACTGCACGGCAAACCACTTTCAAATGCATTATATTTTGGAAACCTTCCTCCTTATAGAAAAACTAAAAACTCTGCTGTTTTTTTTCATAACAGATATCTTCTATTATCTTTCAAAGAAGTGTGTTCACTGCCAAATAATAACATTATAAATAAGTTCAAAGATATTATTAGGCAAATATATATAAAACTATTTATAAAGAACGTAAGTTTTGTTGCATGCCAAAATAAAACGGTTCAAAAACAATTTATCACTAAGTATGGGTATAAGAATGTAAAAGTAATGCCATTTTTTAGAGTATGTCCCAAGCCAAGGTCACAAATGGAAAAGAATTTTGACTTCTGCTATATTTCAATTGCGCATCCACATAAAAATCATCTCAATCTTTTAAAAGCACTGGAACTACTGGCACTGGATGGCTTAGCGTTAAGTATAGCTTTGACTATAGAAAAAAACAGGTCTGACTTGATCGAAAAAATAGAAAAAATCAATGAAATCGGGAATGTAAAGATCGAAAATTTCGGTGTTGTTTCAAAGCACGAAGTTTGTAAAATTTATAAAAAAAGCAGGTGTCTAATTTTCCCATCAACAAGCGAATCCTTTGGGCTACCTCTGGTAGAGGCTTCATTGCTTGGGCTAGATATTATCGCATCCGATCTCCCCTTTACTTTTGAAGTTATTGAACCCACAGACACATTCGATCCCGGATCATTTGAAGATATTGCTGAAACAATAAGAAAATATCTAAAAAACTCAAAAAGTGCATCACAAAAAAAGAGCACCAGTAAAGTCAATAACAATATAGAAAAACTTATCGAATCGGTTATGCGTTAG
- a CDS encoding glycosyltransferase — MISWINIAKGIGILLIVIGHSYPPEFLYHFFYYFHIPLFFFISGYLFNKTQPIFTQFFKHKFKTLMIPFYIYGFFMTILILLLHWYKGDLSPDITIHYLSGLLNGREKNLANTDLWFLPSLFLTSIAAYIILLKTPKTKLTHIAILFFLILLIYFTDRKGNSIYSVTTVPVALFFFLAGYLYRKKDFYIEKWQSLVYYSIFVIGIFSISFYTIHQTVDIGANYFGKSIPLMLLNGLLGTLLIIFLSRKIHSNTILEYLGGISLYIFIFHQIFVPVTDSFNSFFGIEKNFIIISTIKLLGSIALYEWAVKPLKKKIKFI; from the coding sequence TTGATTAGCTGGATAAACATAGCGAAAGGAATAGGTATTCTCCTAATTGTTATAGGACACTCCTATCCTCCGGAGTTTCTCTATCATTTCTTTTATTATTTTCATATTCCACTTTTTTTCTTTATATCCGGTTATCTTTTCAACAAAACCCAACCTATATTTACACAGTTTTTCAAACATAAGTTCAAAACATTGATGATTCCATTCTATATCTATGGTTTTTTCATGACAATCCTTATTCTTTTACTTCACTGGTATAAAGGCGATTTAAGCCCGGATATAACCATTCACTATTTGTCCGGTTTGCTGAATGGACGGGAAAAGAATTTGGCAAATACCGACTTGTGGTTTTTACCGTCGCTCTTTTTAACGAGCATCGCCGCCTATATCATTCTCCTGAAAACCCCAAAAACTAAACTTACTCATATTGCCATTCTTTTTTTTCTGATTCTTTTAATATATTTTACAGATAGAAAGGGAAACTCCATATATTCAGTCACAACTGTACCTGTGGCACTTTTCTTTTTTTTGGCAGGATACTTATATCGGAAAAAGGATTTTTATATTGAAAAATGGCAGAGTCTGGTTTACTATTCCATATTTGTTATAGGCATTTTTTCCATCTCTTTTTACACTATTCATCAAACGGTAGACATAGGTGCCAACTACTTTGGAAAGAGCATTCCACTAATGCTATTAAACGGACTTCTTGGTACATTATTGATCATCTTCTTGTCAAGAAAAATTCATTCCAATACAATTTTGGAATATCTTGGAGGAATATCTTTATATATTTTCATATTCCATCAAATATTTGTTCCTGTTACGGATTCATTCAACAGCTTTTTTGGCATAGAAAAAAACTTTATCATTATTTCAACTATCAAACTTCTTGGGAGCATCGCTCTTTATGAATGGGCAGTCAAGCCATTGAAAAAAAAGATAAAATTCATTTAA
- a CDS encoding polysaccharide deacetylase, with protein MGIKQFIKNGYLHIGNFLYENRSSKVIYYHDLHDKDSFTPMSTPVDLFKKHLDIIAMNDYDIVKSIDKNDLQLEITFDDGFRGLYENFSIFIDRNIPVKLFTVTSFIGKNGYLTDYELKNMYDTGLLSIGSHTHTHSDLEILTKDQIYDELKRSKEILGDMLNCEVDTLCYPRGRFNDTAVECAKDLGYSKQYTCLPGNYFEHFREGLINRSLVQAASDKEFQKILNGADKVFYKRYLKQHYHPES; from the coding sequence ATGGGAATAAAACAGTTTATTAAAAACGGCTATTTGCATATTGGAAACTTTCTGTATGAAAATAGAAGCAGTAAAGTTATCTATTACCATGACCTACATGATAAAGACTCCTTTACGCCCATGTCCACCCCTGTAGATCTTTTCAAAAAGCATCTTGATATCATTGCGATGAACGACTACGATATTGTTAAAAGTATCGATAAAAATGATCTGCAGTTGGAAATTACCTTCGATGACGGCTTTAGAGGTCTATATGAGAACTTCTCGATCTTTATTGACCGTAATATTCCGGTAAAACTGTTTACCGTAACAAGCTTTATAGGTAAAAATGGATATTTAACCGATTATGAGTTAAAAAATATGTACGACACCGGTCTGCTTTCTATAGGATCTCATACCCACACCCACTCTGATCTGGAAATATTGACGAAAGATCAAATATATGATGAGTTGAAACGCTCCAAAGAGATACTTGGAGATATGCTGAATTGCGAAGTTGATACCCTATGCTATCCTAGAGGAAGATTCAATGATACTGCTGTTGAATGTGCCAAAGACCTGGGCTACTCCAAACAATATACATGCCTCCCGGGAAACTATTTTGAGCATTTTCGAGAAGGTTTGATAAACAGATCACTTGTTCAAGCTGCATCAGACAAAGAGTTTCAAAAAATACTCAATGGTGCAGACAAAGTTTTCTACAAACGCTATCTTAAACAGCATTATCATCCGGAGAGTTAG
- a CDS encoding glycosyltransferase has protein sequence MKVFTFFVEPSSYTRDLISNIHEKMSIDYIFLNNSSHAIADGGKEIEALTEKSLPRQIRFLLNVHKNYDLIIFNGYDKWQFMLLFILNLLSRNRKVLAIDSDTRFRKRSGIKGLIKKLYLTPIFSNRNVLGFPGGNFTHKELFRRYGMKEDNIFLMPMMVNNKKFFFNGTHKNKPFTFLFVGRIIPLKQIDLLIESFLSNFANNENAVLKIVGGGKLLTGLKKKYDNHSNIIFTGPKFGKDLVNEYHSSNVLVLPSEREQWGLVVNEALAAGLPVIASEEVGAIFDLIDKRDTGYIFSFEPKDDLANKMKLIYDDKNLYEKMSKNASKLMQEYWNYDLYKASLSKAIGRCKQILERKD, from the coding sequence ATGAAAGTTTTTACTTTTTTTGTAGAGCCTAGCTCTTATACACGTGATCTGATATCGAATATTCATGAAAAAATGAGTATAGATTATATATTTTTGAATAATTCATCCCATGCAATTGCGGATGGCGGAAAAGAGATAGAAGCATTGACTGAAAAAAGCTTGCCACGGCAAATCCGCTTTTTATTGAATGTACATAAAAATTATGACCTGATTATTTTCAATGGTTACGACAAATGGCAGTTTATGCTTCTTTTTATTTTGAATTTATTAAGCCGAAACAGAAAAGTACTGGCGATCGATTCAGATACTCGATTCAGAAAGAGGTCCGGCATAAAAGGTCTAATCAAAAAGTTGTACCTAACTCCTATATTTTCAAACAGGAATGTGCTTGGTTTTCCCGGAGGGAATTTCACCCATAAAGAGCTTTTCAGGCGTTACGGAATGAAAGAGGATAATATCTTTCTAATGCCGATGATGGTAAACAACAAAAAATTCTTTTTCAACGGCACGCACAAAAATAAGCCATTCACTTTTCTTTTCGTAGGACGGATTATTCCTCTGAAACAGATAGATTTATTGATTGAGAGCTTTTTATCCAACTTTGCAAACAACGAGAATGCAGTGCTGAAAATAGTTGGAGGTGGCAAGCTTTTGACTGGACTGAAAAAAAAATATGACAATCATTCAAACATAATATTTACCGGTCCAAAGTTTGGTAAAGACCTGGTAAACGAGTATCACTCTTCCAACGTACTTGTTCTCCCTTCGGAAAGGGAGCAGTGGGGGCTGGTAGTAAATGAAGCATTGGCGGCCGGCCTCCCGGTTATAGCATCAGAAGAGGTAGGGGCTATATTCGACCTGATAGACAAAAGAGATACGGGCTATATTTTCTCTTTTGAGCCAAAAGATGATTTGGCAAATAAAATGAAACTGATTTACGATGATAAAAATCTATATGAAAAAATGAGCAAAAATGCATCCAAGCTAATGCAGGAGTACTGGAACTACGATCTTTACAAAGCATCTTTAAGCAAGGCAATAGGTAGATGTAAACAAATTTTGGAAAGAAAAGATTGA
- a CDS encoding glycosyltransferase, with translation MRRVYLEITPFFPTKESFRGPYIYDQVKAIERNSDFEVVVVKVVSAFSNEEAVYEYQGVKVYNFKVLDIPSSILPGLFHKINLMRFERFLKERVGLLPKQIAFIHSHVAYPAGAIGADFGRKHRIKNFIQHHGLDVMQLSNGRLLKGKAREWNNSFIKNRFLKSVNGTDLNIGVSQKVLDELQKIEGFSNSNTYVLYNGVNTKKFFKKEVEKDYRFTIGCIGNFWKIKDQITLLKALNILVNEKGIENIKVIFVGSGPTLEECKSYVQQKSLNNFVQFQNEIDHTELNDFYNSLDLFVLPSYYEALGCVYTEALQVGIPVIAVKGQGIEELIKNGDRDTFLIDKSDTIQMSKLIHNFFEKNSVPTISYKLDIDSFISTFVNEIKRV, from the coding sequence ATGAGAAGAGTTTATCTGGAAATCACCCCCTTTTTCCCCACCAAAGAGAGCTTCCGCGGTCCATACATATACGACCAGGTAAAGGCTATAGAGAGAAATAGCGACTTTGAAGTCGTAGTTGTAAAAGTCGTATCCGCCTTTTCTAATGAAGAAGCGGTCTACGAATATCAGGGAGTAAAAGTTTACAACTTCAAGGTTCTGGATATTCCATCATCCATTTTGCCCGGACTATTTCACAAAATAAATCTTATGCGATTTGAAAGATTTTTAAAAGAGAGAGTCGGTCTTCTTCCCAAACAGATAGCCTTTATACATTCACATGTGGCGTATCCTGCGGGTGCTATAGGGGCTGATTTCGGCAGGAAGCACCGAATAAAAAACTTCATCCAGCATCACGGCCTCGATGTTATGCAGTTGAGTAACGGCAGACTGCTTAAAGGGAAAGCGAGAGAGTGGAACAACTCTTTCATAAAAAACAGATTTTTAAAAAGTGTCAACGGTACAGACCTGAATATCGGTGTAAGCCAAAAGGTGCTCGACGAGCTTCAAAAGATTGAAGGTTTTTCCAATTCAAATACCTACGTCCTTTACAACGGCGTAAATACCAAAAAGTTTTTTAAAAAAGAGGTGGAAAAAGATTATAGGTTTACCATAGGCTGCATAGGAAATTTTTGGAAAATAAAAGACCAGATAACACTGCTTAAAGCACTGAATATCCTTGTAAACGAAAAAGGCATCGAGAATATCAAGGTTATATTCGTCGGCAGCGGCCCGACACTCGAAGAGTGTAAAAGTTACGTTCAGCAAAAATCATTGAACAATTTTGTACAATTTCAAAACGAAATAGATCATACAGAGCTGAACGATTTCTATAACTCTCTGGATCTATTTGTGCTACCTTCGTACTATGAAGCGCTCGGATGCGTCTATACGGAAGCTTTGCAGGTGGGAATTCCTGTTATCGCAGTGAAAGGACAGGGAATAGAAGAACTTATAAAAAATGGCGATCGAGATACATTTTTAATTGATAAAAGCGATACTATTCAGATGTCTAAACTTATTCACAATTTTTTTGAAAAAAATTCGGTCCCAACTATTTCATACAAGTTGGATATCGATTCATTCATATCCACCTTTGTAAATGAAATAAAGAGAGTTTAA
- a CDS encoding membrane protein, whose amino-acid sequence MIKTLFTQTNWSLLGTVYGFAIGFFVKMFLVNKVGATDFGLYTIGQGFQGAIATLIAFSLPTVIIKFLPKYINRDDKEAATILCTKSLLFLLSVSLVAVISMITANSLIAKYIFHKENLDTIIAISSLYIPLTLYSMYITSVYRSFLKIKEIILYGTLYLVTIRALLTFAVFSYSDEIIYFLWIEIVAQIVSIVLLTARFKSDKLKLFDPSSIKKPLSEKESILSFAKTIYSNSLVGFVGGYTMTFIMSILLPAKLIGIFAILMTIAGLTNFLQSNINKVFAPIISTLVSKEEFDQLSLLYKESTFVLNIMTIPFILAVVLFSKDILGLYGHEFSNYTFELMILFLANYYSLMVGSSGMIMMMGGLEKEELKIQIYQLLFTLISSLIFLPLYGVLAAVFIRFASMFMINQTEVYYIYKRFAIWPWDRYSYILMGMFLVSLFIVFKYHTNTFAIWEYLLYPILFYAIFFAIFYKKLIEVYRLVKAGG is encoded by the coding sequence ATGATTAAAACCCTCTTTACGCAAACCAACTGGAGCCTTCTTGGAACGGTATACGGTTTTGCAATCGGTTTTTTTGTCAAAATGTTTCTTGTCAACAAAGTCGGTGCAACCGACTTCGGTCTATACACTATCGGACAGGGATTTCAGGGTGCCATTGCTACTCTGATAGCTTTTTCCCTACCTACTGTCATCATAAAATTTCTGCCGAAATATATAAACAGGGATGATAAAGAAGCGGCTACCATACTCTGTACAAAGTCTCTACTCTTTCTTCTTTCAGTAAGCCTTGTAGCTGTTATAAGCATGATTACCGCAAACAGTTTGATTGCGAAATATATTTTCCATAAAGAGAATCTCGACACGATTATCGCCATATCTTCACTCTATATTCCGCTTACGCTCTACTCTATGTATATCACATCGGTCTACCGCTCTTTTTTGAAGATCAAAGAGATCATTCTCTATGGAACACTTTATCTTGTAACAATACGGGCCCTGCTTACTTTCGCCGTATTCAGCTACAGCGATGAGATTATCTACTTTTTATGGATTGAGATTGTCGCACAAATTGTCTCTATCGTTCTCTTGACCGCTCGTTTCAAATCAGACAAATTGAAACTCTTCGACCCCTCCAGTATTAAAAAACCGTTAAGCGAAAAAGAGTCTATACTCTCTTTCGCAAAGACAATTTATTCCAACTCTCTTGTGGGCTTTGTCGGCGGCTATACGATGACATTCATAATGAGCATTCTGCTGCCGGCAAAACTGATAGGAATCTTTGCAATTTTAATGACGATAGCGGGACTCACCAATTTTCTGCAATCTAATATAAACAAAGTTTTTGCACCTATCATCTCCACTCTTGTCTCCAAAGAGGAGTTCGATCAGCTATCTCTACTATACAAAGAGTCCACTTTCGTTCTAAATATCATGACCATTCCGTTCATCCTTGCCGTTGTACTCTTTTCAAAAGATATATTGGGATTGTATGGGCATGAGTTCAGCAACTACACTTTCGAACTGATGATACTCTTTCTTGCAAACTACTACTCCTTGATGGTTGGTAGCTCCGGAATGATAATGATGATGGGAGGGCTGGAAAAAGAGGAGCTCAAGATTCAGATATATCAACTTCTCTTTACTCTGATATCTTCTTTGATTTTTTTACCGCTTTATGGAGTGCTGGCCGCAGTGTTTATACGTTTTGCATCGATGTTTATGATCAATCAGACAGAGGTTTACTATATTTACAAACGGTTCGCCATATGGCCCTGGGACAGATATTCATATATACTTATGGGTATGTTTTTGGTATCTCTTTTTATAGTCTTTAAATACCACACCAACACTTTTGCTATATGGGAGTATTTACTCTACCCGATACTCTTTTATGCTATTTTTTTTGCTATTTTTTATAAAAAGCTTATCGAGGTGTACAGACTTGTAAAGGCAGGCGGGTAA
- a CDS encoding alpha-2,3-sialyltransferase, whose product MKKPIVRAVVPENIRNKYHRMVEYKKYQKLRNTPDNTYKRFDETQSIFIHIPKAAGISTIKSLYGERANGIGHRPYTHFIFVYGEKAYNRYFKFSFVRNPWDRLYSAYKFLKKGGISEPDVIFNETTLINYDTFESFVMEWVNAENVQTYFHFIPQYQFIYSPEFELMVDFVGRFENLNEDYEKIREKIGTGEHLKHLNKTKDKKENDYREVYTPEMAEKVAEVYKKDIELFGYSF is encoded by the coding sequence ATGAAAAAACCGATAGTCAGGGCTGTTGTTCCGGAAAACATCAGGAACAAATACCACCGCATGGTAGAATACAAGAAATATCAAAAATTGAGAAACACGCCAGACAATACTTATAAAAGATTCGACGAAACACAGAGTATATTTATCCATATTCCAAAAGCCGCGGGAATCTCCACAATAAAAAGCCTATACGGCGAAAGAGCCAACGGTATAGGTCATAGGCCCTACACTCATTTCATTTTTGTATACGGCGAAAAGGCTTATAACAGATATTTTAAATTCTCTTTTGTAAGAAACCCCTGGGACAGATTATATTCCGCATATAAGTTTTTGAAAAAGGGTGGAATCAGCGAGCCTGATGTCATCTTCAATGAAACAACTTTGATTAATTACGATACTTTTGAAAGTTTTGTCATGGAGTGGGTAAATGCGGAAAATGTACAAACGTATTTCCACTTCATTCCCCAATATCAATTTATATATTCTCCGGAATTTGAACTTATGGTTGATTTTGTCGGCCGTTTCGAAAATCTCAACGAAGACTACGAAAAAATAAGAGAAAAAATAGGCACAGGAGAGCATCTGAAGCATCTCAACAAAACGAAAGACAAAAAAGAGAATGACTACAGGGAGGTCTATACTCCAGAAATGGCTGAAAAGGTTGCCGAAGTGTACAAAAAAGATATAGAGCTTTTCGGTTACTCTTTTTAA
- a CDS encoding glycosyltransferase, family 4, whose protein sequence is MKKIKVFLGGYINSINAQNLNCRALAKYLDPNRFDVAALKLYSGTLPDEPFTKHIKVFTAFYPFKLSRYLAYTMGIFWADIVYLPKGELPKYTTFLTKLLKKKTFSTIEITYDESNLKNITNHFGSLDNMKTYYDSFDRLFSITGFMRRKNEKLTGIKTDPKTLYLGTDITTFLNESKKTDHLGNVIIIGNDLIRKGIYEYLDLAKQIPSITFHIVGSGNGKINIPDEIKKRNLDNIIYHGTLTHNELKNLLKIIDLHIFPSRSEGFPKVTLETAAAGVPSLVYSDYGADEWITHNKDGFVVHTLNEMEEIIKKLSDEPEKLREVSKNAIQLAKRFDWDTVIKDWEAAMEELYNEK, encoded by the coding sequence AGCTTTGGCAAAGTATTTGGACCCAAATCGTTTTGACGTTGCAGCCTTGAAATTATACTCCGGTACATTACCAGATGAACCATTCACAAAACATATCAAAGTTTTTACTGCCTTTTATCCCTTCAAGCTTTCAAGATATTTGGCATATACAATGGGAATTTTCTGGGCAGATATTGTTTATTTACCGAAAGGAGAACTTCCTAAATACACTACCTTTCTAACAAAGCTCTTAAAGAAAAAAACTTTTTCAACAATCGAAATAACCTATGATGAATCAAACTTAAAAAATATCACAAACCATTTCGGCTCTTTGGATAATATGAAAACATATTACGATTCTTTCGATAGGCTTTTCTCAATCACCGGTTTTATGCGCAGAAAAAATGAAAAACTTACGGGAATAAAAACAGACCCAAAAACTCTTTATCTTGGTACCGACATAACTACTTTTTTAAATGAGTCAAAAAAAACCGATCATCTGGGAAATGTCATAATTATCGGAAATGACCTGATACGTAAAGGTATATATGAGTATTTGGATTTAGCCAAGCAGATCCCTTCAATTACTTTCCATATTGTTGGCTCCGGCAATGGAAAAATCAACATACCTGATGAAATAAAAAAAAGAAATTTAGACAATATTATTTACCACGGGACCCTAACACATAATGAATTGAAAAATCTTTTGAAAATTATTGATTTACATATTTTTCCCTCTCGTTCCGAAGGTTTTCCGAAAGTCACACTTGAAACCGCGGCTGCAGGCGTGCCATCTCTTGTCTATAGCGATTATGGAGCTGATGAATGGATTACACACAACAAAGACGGTTTTGTCGTACACACATTAAATGAGATGGAAGAGATAATTAAAAAATTGTCGGATGAACCTGAAAAACTACGAGAAGTTTCGAAAAATGCTATACAATTGGCAAAACGTTTTGACTGGGACACTGTTATAAAAGACTGGGAAGCCGCAATGGAAGAATTATACAACGAAAAGTAA